One stretch of Hemibagrus wyckioides isolate EC202008001 linkage group LG01, SWU_Hwy_1.0, whole genome shotgun sequence DNA includes these proteins:
- the phf20l1 gene encoding PHD finger protein 20-like protein 1 isoform X4 has protein sequence MSKKPPNRPGITFEVGARVEAQDYLQKWYPSRIEKIDYDEGKMLVHFDRWSHRYDEWILWDSNRLRPLERPVLRKEGLKEEEDLTLQDLKDGEEVLARWTDCRYYPAKIESVNKEGTYTVQFYDGVIRCVKRIHIKSMPEDAKGQDWIALVKAATAAAKSKGGCRPRTSANSNKDREDKTEPRLDELNDEDNNADSDRLGSSDEEDCKPSSEELEMAKRKRKSSRQGSFSNVKRARLNKTAACAKNESDCREDLPVASQSELAAETCPSEEPLQSAVTQRHSASLPNTPPGVSRSCRLKHDSGESSISSLSTSTAAESKPSPISIHTLSDAHPATSNSPQRRRRSQRLATSLDPTCPPSPPTRDSNPNTPQTDCSQKADADNICLVKAEPSLNKPVTGTPSVPSPGTAQSAVAEKEGTTNMLLVSHTLVAERLPSVVAATGPKTTSRTHKPNKHAREPIMNTKRSDDPMSPNESLVDLDHNKFKCQILGCSKAFRKAKLLDYHLKYYHNNDKELESEVCSPEREGRTRATSTSVPTSNIVEIPDSKRRRTVSTSSSLSSQGHMLQLDCAGSCLKPPKFCRKKHSSASVSSDSTEVSLPALPREKTFDNFNDKILKRVTEKDKHLDQGLCMKPERKFQEKCQLIGKKREKERRDRKEKDPFKLKQKKKKKKKKKSKQYCYSDMEDVSMSYLERSAYLLHRSSSSSFSKHSAFQFPRAILSVDLTGENLSDIDFLEDSTTESLLFSGDEYNQDLDSLTMEDFQDEEDDSANEIVRCICEMDEENGFMIQCEECMCWQHSVCMGLLEDSIPDQYICYICRDPPGQRWSARYRHDKEWLYKGHMYGLSLLTENYSHQNAKKIVSTHQLLADVYSVKKVLHGLQLKMDILQNKHNPSLHLWARSWVNSDEDQPMGGVPDCIMFQQRVNQNINTETYITSEHSYQKPSGMGHQHKHEQGFQTASQTLSFIPKEEEVSSAISLSGCMSESSLGQVEPARNCLQWQMNLLTHIEDVQNQVAGRMDLIEKELDVLESWLDFTGELEPPDPLARLPQLKWRMKQLLMDLGKVQQMSTVCSV, from the exons TTACAAGATTTAAAAGATGGTGAAGAAGTTCTTGCCCGATGGACAGATTGCCGCTACTACCCTGCCAAGATTGAAAGTGTCAACAAAGAGG GGACCTACACAGTCCAGTTTTATGATGGGGTGATTCGCTGTGTGAAACGAATCCATATAAAATCCATGCCAGAGGATGCCAAAGGACAA GATTGGATTGCCCTCGTGAAGGCAGCCACAGCTGCAGCCAAGAGTAAAGGAGGCTGTAGGCCTCGCACCAGTGCCAACAGCAACAAAGATAGAGAGGACAAAACAGAGCCCAGGCTTGATGAACTCAATGATGAGGACAACAATGCTGACTCTGACAGACTTG GCTCTTCTGATGAGGAAGACTGTAAGCCATCTTCTGAAGAGCTTGAGATggctaaaagaaaaagaaaaagcagcagACAAGGTAGTTTTAGCAATGTGAAAAGAGCTCGTCTCAACAAAACAGCAG CCTGTGCCAAAAATGAGAGCGACTGCAGAGAAGATCTTCCTGTAGCATCACAG AGTGAACTAGCAGCTGAAACTTGCCCCAGTGAGGAGCCTTTGCAGTCTGCTGTAACCCAAAGGCATTCCGCATCCCTCCCCAATACACCCCCAGGGGTCTCCCGCTCTTGCAGACTAAAGCATGATTCTGGAGAGTCAAGCATCAGCAGCTTGAGCACAAGTACAGCAGCTGAGTCTAAACCCTCACCCATCTCCATTCACACCCTCTCAGATGCACACCCAG CCACTTCAAACTCTCCTCAGAGACGCAGAAGATCTCAGCGTCTTGCAACTTCTTTAGACCCAACCTGCCCACCCTCACCACCTACTCGGGATTCCAACCCCAACACACCACAGACTGACTGTAGTCAGAAAGCAG ATGCTGACAATATTTGCTTGGTGAAAGCTGAACCCTCTTTAAACAAACCAGTCACTGGTACTCCTTCTGTTCCGTCTCCTGGAACTGCTCAGTCTGCAGTCGCTGAGAAGGAAGGAACGACTAACATGTTGCTTGTCAGTCATACATTAGTGGCAGAGAGACTGCCATCTGTTGTAGCAG cTACTGGTCCAAAAACTACTTCCAGGACCCATAAGCCCAACAAACATGCCAGAGAGCCCA TAATGAATACCAAGCGATCTGATGACCCCATGTCTCCTAATGAGTCTCTGGTTGACCTGGACCATAATAAGTTCAAGTGTCAAATTCTAGGGTGCTCAAAAGCCTTTCGGAAAGCTAAGCTGCTGGATTACCATCTGAAGTATTACCACAATAATGATAAAGAGTTGGAGAGTGAAGTATGTTCACCTGAAAGAGAAGGTCGCACCAGGGCTACATCTACTTCTGTACCTACCAGCAACATAGTGGAGATACCCGATAGCAAGAGGCGCAGGACAGTCTCCACTTCCTCCT ctcTGTCTTCTCAGGGCCACATGTTACAGCTGGACTGTGCTGGCTCTTGTCTGAAGCCCCCAAAATTTTGTAGGAAGAAACATTCATCTGCTTCTGTCAGCTCAGACAGTACCGAAGTCTCACTTCCTGCTTTACCCAGAGAAAAGACATTTGACAACTTTAATGACAAGATCCTCAAGAGGGTCACTGAGAAGGACAAACACCTTGATCAAG GGCTATGTATGAAGCCTGAAAGGAAATTTCAAGAGAAATGCCAGCTCATTG ggaaaaagagggaaaaagaaCGTagagatagaaaagaaaaagaccCTTTCAAActcaaacaaaagaaaaagaaaaagaagaagaagaaatccaAGCAGTACT GTTACTCTGATATGGAAGATGTCTCCATGTCTTACTTGGAGAGATCAGCATATCTACTTCATCGCTCTTCCTCTAGCTCCTTTTCTAAACACTCAGCCTTCCAGTTTCCTCGTGCCATACTGTCAGTCGATCTCacaggagaga ATCTGTCAGACATTGACTTCTTAGAGGACTCCACCACAGAGTCTCTGCTGTTTAGCGGTGATGAATACAACCAGGATCTGGACTCTCTCACAATGGAGGATTTCCAGGATGAGGAGGACGACTCAGCTAATGAGATTGTTCGTTGCATCTGTGAAATGGATGAAGAGAATGGCTTCATGATTCAG TGTGAGGAGTGCATGTGCTGgcagcatagtgtgtgtatgggactTCTTGAGGACAGCATACCTGACCAGTATATCTGCTACATCTGTAGAGACCCACCAG GACAAAGATGGAGTGCCAGATATCGTCATGATAAAGAGTGGCTATATAAAGGCCACATGTATGGCTTATCTTTACTGACTGAGAACTACTCACATCAGAATGCTAAGAAGATTGTGTCTACTCATCAGTTATTGGCTGACGTGTACAGTGTTAAAAAGGTGCTTCATGGCCTGCAGCTCAAGATGGACATCTTACA GAATAAACACAATCCCAGTTTACACTTGTGGGCTCGTTCTTGGGTGAACTCAGATGAGGACCAGCCTATGGGTGGAGTTCCAGACTGCATCATGTTTCAGCAGCGTGTCAACCAGAATATAAATACTGAGACCTATATCACCAGTGAGCACAGCTACCAAAAGCCTTCTGGCATGGGCCACCAACACAAGCATGAGCAGGGCTTCCAGACTGCCTCTCAGACACTGTCTTTTATAccaaaggaggaggag GTGAGCAGTGCTATCTCATTGTCTGGCTGTATGAGTGAGAGCAGCTTGGGGCAGGTGGAGCCAGCCAGAAACTGTCTGCAGTGGCAGATGAacctactcacacacattgAAGATGTTCAGAACCAGGTGGCTGGCCGCATGGATCTCATTGAGAAAGAGCTAGATG TGTTGGAGAGCTGGTTGGATTTCACAGGAGAACTGGAGCCTCCAGATCCTTTGGCTAGACTGCCTCAGCTTAAATGGCGGATGAAACAGCTGCTGATGGACTTGGGGAAAGTGCAACAGATGAgcacagtgtgctctgtgtga